aaagtAAATTTGTCTGTAATTAACTTTGAAAAAAGCAAACAGacgaaaacaaaggaaaaaagcaaaatGATGCAAAAGATAGAATTTATCTTTACTTAGAGtggtattgaaatttttttttctttatttgaattgaaagaaaaagaaaacaagaaagaggaaCACAAAAAAGCAAAGTAATGCTAAAGGGGGCGTTATCTGGATTTGACTTGTCGACCTTGGGCCTGCAGAGAATGGCCATGCTCCACTCCACTGGGCTATCTCATACTACATGTTCTCTTGTTCAACTTTTGTATGTATAATGAAATAGTGAGCCGAATTACAAATTACCATTTGACACGTGGAGAAACATGGTAGACCCCCAGCTGTTTCTCTCTTGATATGCTACTATAGTGTTGTCAAAGATAAGATAAAAAACTGTAGGATTGTGCTGCAGGTTCTTCGACTGCAAGAATCCTTGAGCAAATATGAGCGATCCAATGACGGGAGCACTCCACAGGTAGTATCTTTTGGCTCTCCTTCAGTTACATGGTTGAAACTAGAGTATGAAGGTTCTTGAGAAGGTTTACTGAGTCGATATAAAGATCTAAAGAAATTAACATATTGATAATGATAATTCTTTATATAAATGTTGAGCAGTAAGTGTGCTGTGTGCTTGTAGAGATGAAATGGttctataaaaattatttcaattctTTACTCTACCACTCTCTTATGTAGCACATTATGTGGGTGAGCCTGCCAATCTCATTGTGATTCATATGGAGACGGATGATCTACCTCCCTTCTTAGATAAGTTAGCCACTGTAGCTGAGGACGAAACAAGTTTTATGTATGTTCCTGGATGTGAATGGATTTCAGACAACTAGTGATGGTTTAAGTTGTTTTGTTATCTACTGAACACTGATATTCCTATAAACAAACGACTGTTAGTTGGCCATGAGCAATAGTGATTCTCAGCGGCTGCTTTTCAGGTTGATCTGGCCCACCTATTGGCAGCTCGTGATCAAGAGTTAAGGACGCTCTCAGCTGAGGTAATATTATGTCCTACCATCGGAGTATGATCTCTTTAATGGGAAAGTGCAGCTTAATTTAGGATGTAAATGTGCGACCTGCTGCCAAATGACAATCATTTGCGTTATTCTTAAGGCTGGCCCCAATCAAATTCAAGTTAGTGAATGGAACCTGGGAGATGAAAACTGCCAAATTGATGTCTTTACATGATTTAGAGTAAATGATCATGTGGAGGAAGCTGTTACAAGTTTCTCCACATGATTGCTTTATCACAAAACGTTTAAGTTAGCGGTAATATGGCTATAATCATTTTGTAAAAGAGGCATCACTGTAATAACAAGGAAGTTAGGTTCATATATTCAATTTCTTAAAGCCGTGAGCCTGTAAACATATGAGACATCAGGGGATAACTTACATCTTCGGGTTTTGTTTTCTGTTgtattatttttgttccttataTACATGTCAAAGATTCGCTTGATCAAACACCTAGTTATATAACAATTTAACTCAgtgatatatattatttatcaatATGTACTCTAAACTATCATAATGGTTTAAATTCTGATATCCTATCAAATGACTTGGCTTCTTTATGGAAGTTTAACTAGAAATGTTTCATGATTGAAGAAATTTATCTTGGGCTTCATTACCACCTTCATAACCTTCACAATATGCCTCTTTCGCACTTCCTGACTCTGGCtttattgattttttcattcttgttccTTGACATTATTTGTGCTTCCTTGGTCAGTTGAATCCAAGATCATGATTGGCAATGTGGACATATTATATCTAGTATTCTGTTGGTGACATTTTTGGCATAATGTAGATGGATCAACTGCAGTCAGAGCTTAGGCTTGCTCGGTCTTTGATAGCTGAGAGGGACTCTGAGATCCAGCGTGTTCGCACAACTAACAATCAGGTATGAAATATGGACTTTTCTTTTATGGACTATAGCAATCACTCCAACTCTGTTTCAATATCAGAAACAAACGTGGAAGcaggatgatttttttttttaacctaatCGAGAAGGATGAGAGTTAAAAAAGGTAATAGCAGTCATCCCACAAAAAGAAGTTACTAGAGAAAATTCAGTAAAATTCACATCCCCTCTCTAGGAATCAAAGGGAATTGTCCTCTTTTAACATGGATTTCTGTTTGTTCTTTGTCTTACATGCTTGAGCTGGGGATGGACCTGCCTCATCTCATAACTGTTTCGCTGACATTGTAGCACATATCCCACTAGTTTCAGTTAAAGTTCTGCTCTGTGAGGCCTTTACAAAGTAGATTATAGACTTGCCTTGTGAATTGAAAATCcttcttagaaattattcctctTTCAAGGGTTTAATACTTGCAAGGCTGGTTAGGAAAGGAACTGTTGGAGTGGATGTCACCTGGAATTTACTTTGCAAGCCATTACACATTTGTCTTCTATACTACAGTTAGGTTGTTTTCTTTCGTGCTTATGATGACTTACACTGCAATTAATTCTTGAACAACAGTATGTTGAAGAACATGAGAGGCTAAGAGCTATCATAGGCGAGTGGAGTACTCGGGCAGCAAAGGTactgttttgtttattttcttcatcatgCCAATGTTTATAAATCAGCGATTGTGTAGTGCATAGCACCTTTTGTATCTTTCATTTATGAAATGTTTCTTCTAAGACAATGATTTGACCTTTTGAAGCTTGAACGAGCCTTGGAAGAACAGCAAAAGAAGATAGCATCAAGCAACCAGCCACAAAGTTCAGCAGCTTCAACAGAGAAACAAGGACCTTGATAAGCTTTGCTGTCATATTAAGGATGATTTTTGTACAGTATCTGCTTAGTCATTGGTCAAATAGCTTCTAGATTTTAGAACATCTTGATTACGGTGTCATGGCCCTCAAGGCCTTATCATTgttcaagaaaagagaaaggactGACCATATCTGTTCACTTGTTAGGAGTGTGGACATGTGGAGGATAGGAAGTACTGACCATATCAATGTCCATTTACTGATCTTCAGGGAGTTTGAAATTGGGACATGTAGAGGATGTAAAGTGTTCATGTTGAATCAAGCTACTAGCAAATGCAGCCAAGCTCTTGCCAGTGTTGCGTGTGCCTCTTTCTTTAGACTCACTAGGGTTATGGTGATGCTCTAAAAGTCAAATCTTTCGATATGTAATGAGTTCATTTTTTCAATGACCCTTTATCAGCACTATCAATTGTGGCGCTCCATACCTTGTGCGAACATACGTACCCATCATGTACTCAAATCTGCTCTCAGCATTGCCGTCCTTGCAAGTGCAGGTGCTATTTAGGGAATGGTAGTAGAAAGGGCGAGAAAATAATGCTCCCCGGAATTCCTTGAAGAGGATAGAGGTGACTAAATGCGTTGAATGCACATTATAGGCGAAGATGTTTCGGGGTTCAGGTCATGATCGACTCTTTCATGCTTGATCTCTCTAGAAAAAAGCTTAGAGAAGGTAATAGATTAGGGTTCAAGGGAGTATAATTAAAATTGTTGATTCAGGTCCTTTGCACATTTTTTTCCTAGAAATACTCAACCGTTCTCAGGCCTAATCAGGTTCTAGGGGCCATGTTATACTGACCATCATCCGTGTGTCCGTTGGGCATATGAACTTCTACGCATGAGTTTTAGCCTGAGCCTACGGTATCATCATCACCACACATTCGCTCAAACTCCCACGTCTCATTCAGGTATCTAAGCCAATCAGTTAGAGAGCTATAACGCCTATTAACAAGTTCGAACGGTAATACTTTATATGACAATGAGGGGAATTGTGATCCTTATAACTATGGAAAATGTTTAATTGCCCTCTAATTCTCTCTTGCCATGCAACTCTTCACAGTTGATTTGGGAAAGGCCCAAGGGACAAATTGCCGTTGCGACAGGAAAAGTAAACACTACAAGAATATTTGTAGAGATCAAATTATGCGGCACTGGTGTTTTCGTCCCTTACTTTTACAACATGACAGACCAAGATAACATTAGTTGAAAAAAAGACAATTCAACaaaaagaccttactttaacataCATTGGAAAAGTATGTTCATCTCTGCCGAAACCATCACAATGGGCTAACATGAGTGGTTTCATTTAGGAAAAGACAACCAAAGACATCGTTGAAGAAGTTGGAACCCCTCATTTCTTCCCTTTAAAGACAGATACCATATCATACTTGCATGCTCTTGTACAGTCAGGACAGTAGGTCACCTACATATCATGTGAAATTGTCTTAGAAGATTAGTGATAATGAGGATTGTCTCGCCATGAATGAGCATGAATTGTATTGTCTTTCCTCCCATCAGTAGCAGATTTCAACAAGTGCCGCCGATTGCTGGGTGAtgaaattcggggaaaaaaaaaaagaagaaagaaagaaagaagcagcTCCAGGATATTTACAAGAGAAATACACAATTCAGTTACATACCTCTAACAACTTGGGTTTGAAAGAGCTATCAAGCATGACATCCACTCCATAAATGGCCCTAGACATTGGACTATGCATCTCAGGATGCACAAATGCAGCTGCCTCAAATACTGACCTGATAATCTTTTACCCTCTCGTGCACATCGGACCACTTAACTGTAATTAAAGGGAATCCAGTTAAAGTTGAGTATAGGGAGAATATTTCTTGTCAGGCAATGAAAGCCAAGACTTGACTACCTTTATGTTCCTCTTCAAATTCCCTTACAAAATCAGGCGTGTTTTTATGATTGATTCTTCCGCGATAATTCTGAAATGTATAgaaacaattagagaatcagTGATTCTTTATAACTTCATATCCCTAATTCATATTGACTACCTACCAATAAAATCATTGATAACtcctttttcatgaaagaaaattgCACAAGATGGAGCATTTCATTTAAATCCTGGGTTGAACCTTCTAAAGTGTGAACAACAGTGCAACACTACCAAAAAACTAGGAAAATCATATGGAATAAGGTGCTGTAGAGACATACCATTACTGTAAAGTGAGTTTCATACTCAAAAAAGCTGTTCTTCTCCAAGGAGTAAGGGTTGTTTGCCAACCttacctaaaatttgagataatttCAGAGCAAATAGTGAGTACTGTTTGATGCAGTATCTAGATGAGACAAACATTGGATTAAGAAGAAAGTTTGACTGATGTTATTGATAGTTAATGAAATGCAACCTTACCCAGAAAACATCGGAAAGGAATATCTCTAAGGGGTTTATACTGCAGACAAGTACTATATAGCGGATATCAAACTTTTTCCCTTGGAACAAAGCAGGATGCTCAATGTACTTCTGACATATTTTTGGACCAGTCTCCATGAGACGGATTATGGCTGATATGTTATCGGTGACAGTAGTGTCAATAGTCCGTGCCATGTTCCAGGGCTTTAAAATCCACAGATTATTAAGGCCATCTCTTTTACGTATGTAATAGTCGCCAATAAGTTGAGACAACTGCACTTCCAAGTTATAAGTTGGCTGTAGCCAGTCAGGTGATCCATATGCCTGACAAATGTAGAAGGGAAAACAAATTTCAGAGTCAAATTTCTGGAAACATTAACTAATTTTTGGCTTCAGAGAGAACCCAAAACTTGCAGGATGATGgagaaaatgaataatattctaGAAACTTATCTTCTGCAAACTAGAGAAACCTAAATCTTTCTGACCTTTTGAACTGTCTCAGCCAAATGATGTTTCATCACAACACAAGCCTCATAAGGGAACTGATTAATAATTTGGTCATCTGTTATTCCAGTCGCTTTCTTTGTATCCTCATCAACTTGCATACTTGTCCAGATGATATGTGCGTCCTTTGAGTCAGAGGCTGCGAAccaaatataatattaaaaatgatgAGGAGACATAATGGTGAAAAAAGAATTGGCAAATGCTGCTACTTGTAACTCAGGTCCAAAATGAGTTAACTAAACACCAAGCAATCAGATTTATATCAAGAAAATGGAACTCAGAGACCACAATCATGGGCAACATGAAGCCTACATCAAATAATCAGGAAACAAAAATGTCCTGCCATCTTATTAGGAAAGTCTCGCCAACCTCCACTACTTCAACCAGATATATTGAGTTGATGTGAGCAATTATTGAGAAATGACAGCTCCTCGAACAATAATAGTCACTACAACACAAGCCAAACTAAAAGACAGCAAAGAAGAATGATGGGGTAAGTTCTAAAAGCAGTTTGAATCCAGTACATACTGAGGATGAACTCAGGCCGTTTAAGAAATTCTTCAACTTGAGGTATGTCAGTGTACACACGTAAAGGACATCTGTCACCTTCAAGCAGGCTTTTAGTCACCAAAGACATTGCAGATGGGGGAGTAAAACTTCTGGATTCCAATTCGTTACGGTGTTTCTCATATTCCTGGATGAACAAACAAGTATTAATGATAAATCTACAAGCAGCTGTTTAAAATTGTTACAAAATAAATGATATGCTTGTACTTTAATAAAGTAATTTTCAGGTGTATGAAACCAAGCAGTAAGTCTGGCGGATCGCTGTTTGTCCTCTCCAATCCCATAAAGATAATCACGGGTGCACTCATCACCCTCCTGAGCATTCTGGATTGGCCATAAGAGAGAATAGCTGGAAAACATAGAGCAGACCCATTATAAAGATGACTCTGCCACCATTTcgctaaataagaaaaaaaatagaaatctaaACTGACAACATAAAGATTGGACGAGCCCTGGGACAATGATTGATGATTAAAAACACGAGTTTGTTTAGCTAGAGGGAAAAAAACGAGTTCCATAACTCGTCAAACTACAGACAGAATGTGACAATAATTCAGGCACTACATTCATTGGTCCAAAAAAGGAATCAAAAATTGCATTCACGTATAGAAGACAAGGTTGTCGAGCAGAATGATGCCAAAAAGGCAAAGTTGAAGAGGATATAGTTGTAGCTGACCTCACAGCTGATGCTAGGTTTCCCTCTGGCATGTAGAGAAATGGGGCCACCATGAAATTTGGCTCATCGCTGTGCCTTAATGCAGAGCCCAGTTCATCCATCACATACCTATGCCACCAGAGAGATTGCACTGTTTA
This genomic stretch from Eucalyptus grandis isolate ANBG69807.140 chromosome 3, ASM1654582v1, whole genome shotgun sequence harbors:
- the LOC104437997 gene encoding LOW QUALITY PROTEIN: tubulin--tyrosine ligase-like protein 12 (The sequence of the model RefSeq protein was modified relative to this genomic sequence to represent the inferred CDS: inserted 4 bases in 3 codons) produces the protein MSRIETFEDFVKVHGLLLTASGLPQPLHERLFKKLSADTFDGGARFQIELCEDGRRRRLVLTSGFMGKESDVFLVDHAWTFRLSDAFKQLQEVPGLAQRMAVLMCVDGDLNVDEEAEGGTSIAEAGSMCIEDMLEHELCKAKENKDTVRWLELDELNINDDTLLSLNLSAKFPDLIALSLCGNRLERADIIFHEVTKFKHLKALWLNNNPVVEKCDGCLADKILQACPGLEILNSSFTHNFGEWALGFCADVYGKDNPGQHCGSDHKLHKVTSLDISGRGIHNLANKAFSPAMMPSLSYLNLRGNSLEENSASELLEVLKQFPSLNALEVDIPGPXGESAVVILESLPNLSFLNGVCATKILEAGKHVIDSILEPRLPEWKPEEPLADRVINAMWQYLMTYRLADEEKIDETPAWYVMDELGSALRHSDEPNFMVAPFLYMPEGNLASAVSYSLLWPIQNAQEGDECTRDYLYGIGEDKQRSARLTAWFHTPENYFIKEYEKHRNELESRSFTPPSAMSLVTKSLLEGDRCPLRVYTDIPQVEEFLKRPEFILTSDSKDAHIIWTSMQVDEDTKKATGITDDQIINQFPYEACVVMKHHLAETVQKAYGSPDWLQPTYNLEVQLSQLIGDYYIRKRDGLNNLWILKPWNMARTIDTTVTDNISAIIRLMETGPKICQKYIEHPALFQGKKFDIRYIVLVCSINPLEIFLSDVFWVRLANNPYSLEKNSFFEYETHFTVMNYRGRINHKNTPDFVREFEEEHKVKWSDVHERVKXIIRSVFEAAAFVHPEMHSPMSRAIYGVDVMLDSSFKPKLLEVTYCPDCTRACKYDMVSVFKGKXMRGSNFFNDVFGCLFLNETTHVSPL